One genomic window of Prochlorococcus marinus str. NATL2A includes the following:
- a CDS encoding TIGR04168 family protein, with the protein MCWGSIEGNFQKNLTDIRIAIAGDLHGSWSQDDLDLLLELNPDGVLFVGDLSDGDLRIVRGINKISIPTSVVLGNHDRGRDGSGNVLQAQLDLLGEKNCSWNLSKWSLKELSVVGARPCSGGGGFFLTPEVKSVFGDVSLDESVFRIVSAAKSAPLDLPLLILAHSGPVGLGSEASSLCGRDWKLPSMDWGDKDLGIAIDQIRKFRVPELVVFGHTHHQLRIGGNRTRKTFAQDLWGTSYLNAACVPRRGIDSAGENLCHFSWVEFSNNKLVHVSHRWFRNDASIAYKEVLLNQEN; encoded by the coding sequence CAGGATGATCTAGATCTGCTTTTAGAACTTAATCCTGATGGTGTTTTATTTGTTGGCGACTTGTCCGATGGTGATTTAAGAATTGTTCGAGGGATAAATAAAATTTCTATACCCACTTCTGTAGTACTGGGAAATCATGATAGAGGTAGAGACGGATCTGGGAATGTTTTACAAGCCCAGTTGGATTTGTTAGGTGAAAAGAATTGTTCATGGAATTTGTCGAAATGGTCATTAAAGGAACTTTCTGTCGTTGGAGCCAGACCTTGCAGTGGTGGGGGAGGTTTTTTTTTAACACCAGAAGTTAAGTCTGTGTTCGGGGATGTCAGCCTTGATGAATCTGTTTTTAGGATTGTTTCTGCCGCTAAGTCTGCACCATTAGATCTTCCTTTATTAATACTTGCTCATTCTGGACCAGTAGGTCTTGGATCAGAGGCTTCTAGCCTTTGTGGCAGAGATTGGAAATTGCCCTCAATGGATTGGGGGGATAAAGATCTTGGTATCGCAATTGATCAAATTCGTAAATTTAGAGTTCCAGAATTAGTCGTTTTTGGCCACACTCATCATCAATTAAGAATTGGGGGGAATCGAACTAGAAAAACTTTTGCTCAAGATCTATGGGGGACTTCATATCTAAATGCAGCGTGTGTTCCAAGAAGAGGTATTGATTCTGCAGGTGAGAATTTGTGTCATTTTTCTTGGGTTGAGTTCTCTAATAACAAGCTTGTTCATGTATCCCACAGATGGTTTAGGAATGATGCATCAATTGCCTATAAAGAGGTTTTATTAAACCAAGAAAACTAG
- a CDS encoding TPM domain-containing protein produces MFSMGGSAFAYDNPELLPKEQTPIIDLAKTLSEKQRLELENSLNSYEQETGWKIRVLSQYEKTPGLAVKDYWNLDETSLLIIADPRGGNLLSFNVGDAYFALMPRIFWVELQTRFGNQFYVRDNGEDGAILASIQAVETCLDRGGCEVVPGLPQEQWQWTLLTSLLGGIIAGFAASPRKENESFSIGWLLLLSPLWIMLFGIFGIAPVVTRTNDILPLMRNILGFIGSAIGAYLIAERKFKDPDSNKQS; encoded by the coding sequence ATGTTTTCAATGGGCGGAAGCGCATTTGCATACGATAATCCTGAACTATTACCAAAAGAACAAACACCCATAATCGATCTCGCAAAAACTCTTAGTGAGAAACAAAGATTAGAATTGGAGAACTCACTAAATTCTTATGAACAAGAAACTGGGTGGAAAATAAGGGTTTTGTCGCAATATGAGAAAACCCCTGGTTTAGCAGTGAAGGACTATTGGAATCTTGATGAGACAAGTTTACTCATAATCGCTGATCCAAGAGGAGGTAATTTACTCAGTTTTAATGTGGGAGATGCATACTTTGCACTCATGCCCAGAATATTTTGGGTGGAATTACAAACCAGGTTTGGCAACCAATTTTATGTAAGAGATAACGGAGAGGACGGTGCAATCTTAGCTTCAATACAAGCGGTAGAGACCTGCTTAGACCGTGGTGGATGTGAAGTTGTACCTGGTTTGCCCCAGGAACAATGGCAATGGACTTTATTGACCTCTTTGTTGGGAGGGATTATTGCGGGTTTCGCAGCTTCGCCAAGAAAAGAAAATGAATCATTTTCAATAGGATGGCTTTTGCTCCTTTCTCCACTTTGGATAATGCTATTTGGAATTTTTGGCATTGCTCCTGTGGTAACAAGAACTAATGACATTTTGCCTTTAATGAGAAATATTTTGGGATTTATAGGCTCTGCTATTGGTGCATATTTGATTGCAGAAAGAAAATTCAAGGATCCTGATTCAAATAAGCAAAGTTAA
- a CDS encoding class I SAM-dependent methyltransferase, whose product MIDPTARCPKWLIDRIGDSGGSISFYRYMDLVLNDPDNGVYSTGKLNIGKNGDFCTSPSLSNDFARLLAIQVVDWLLDLEKSGIDSKLLSLVEIGPGEGTLSRDLIVAIAEIAPALICKVELVLVELNVGMRRRQEKVVNNLEGINCRWSSIEDLILRPVTGVVIANEVLDAFPVERLVFNDNKVFRQGVSLKKINDEYSLEFVDLKPTSKIIKFLKESKSLLKIEFPPKDICNRWVTEWHCDVPSWFGNLSKVLIDGALLVVDYAMESKRYYNAMRQDGTLISYRNHVANPNVLKDAGLCDLTTHLCIESTINYALFNGWKFMGETRQGQALLALGLSTFLYSLQNNINNDLSAALNRRESLLRLVDPIGLGDFRWLAFQKDNSDDLILGKRFLEEPIS is encoded by the coding sequence ATGATTGACCCGACCGCGAGATGTCCTAAATGGTTAATTGATCGCATTGGAGATAGTGGCGGTTCAATTAGTTTCTACAGATATATGGATTTAGTTTTAAATGATCCAGATAATGGAGTTTATTCAACTGGAAAATTGAATATTGGTAAGAATGGAGACTTTTGTACTTCTCCATCTTTGAGTAATGATTTTGCACGTTTATTAGCTATTCAAGTGGTTGATTGGCTTCTTGATCTGGAAAAATCAGGAATTGATTCCAAATTGTTGTCTCTTGTTGAGATTGGCCCAGGAGAAGGGACTTTATCAAGAGATTTGATAGTGGCTATCGCTGAAATCGCACCTGCTTTAATCTGTAAAGTTGAGCTTGTATTAGTTGAATTAAATGTAGGGATGAGAAGACGACAAGAAAAAGTAGTTAACAATTTGGAGGGGATAAATTGTCGCTGGAGCAGTATCGAAGATCTCATCTTAAGACCAGTGACTGGTGTAGTTATTGCTAATGAAGTTTTGGATGCATTCCCAGTAGAAAGATTGGTTTTTAATGACAATAAAGTTTTTAGGCAGGGAGTTTCTTTGAAAAAAATAAATGATGAATATTCTTTGGAGTTTGTTGATCTCAAGCCTACTTCGAAGATTATTAAATTTTTGAAAGAATCTAAAAGCCTTTTAAAAATTGAGTTTCCACCAAAGGATATTTGTAATAGATGGGTCACCGAATGGCATTGTGATGTCCCGAGTTGGTTTGGGAATTTGTCTAAGGTTTTAATTGATGGCGCATTATTAGTTGTCGACTATGCGATGGAATCGAAGCGCTACTACAACGCAATGAGACAAGACGGTACTCTTATTTCCTATAGAAATCATGTGGCAAACCCTAATGTTTTAAAAGATGCTGGCTTGTGTGATTTAACAACACATTTGTGTATCGAATCAACCATTAATTATGCTTTGTTTAACGGATGGAAGTTTATGGGGGAAACTAGGCAGGGACAAGCTCTCTTGGCATTAGGACTTTCAACTTTTCTTTATTCTCTTCAAAATAATATTAATAATGATCTCTCAGCCGCATTAAATCGTAGAGAGTCATTATTGAGGCTAGTTGATCCAATTGGACTAGGGGACTTTAGGTGGTTGGCTTTTCAGAAGGATAATAGTGATGATTTGATTTTAGGAAAGCGTTTTCTTGAAGAGCCAATTAGCTAA
- the aroB gene encoding 3-dehydroquinate synthase: MNKDNHHIKVSLTNNPYEIVIGKSSLESIGDELFNIGFREGLKVLVVSNKEVSDHYGDCIIKSLIKSKFKPKLLIIKAGEDQKNQSSIDLIHNAAYEARLERGSLMIALGGGVIGDMTGFAAATWLRGVNVVQIPTTLLAMVDASIGGKTGINHSKGKNLIGAFHQPRLVLIDPKTLITLPSREFKAGMAEIIKYGVISDLELFELLERQENISDLSNIKEKLLIEIIKRSAKSKAEIVIKDEKESGVRAFLNYGHTFGHVIENLCGYGKWLHGEAVAMGMVAVGQLAVQRGLWKEDNAKRQKRLIEKAGLPSNWPQLEIESVLSSLQGDKKVKNGKVSFVMPLKIGDVKLFNNISNKEIRECLQKIS, from the coding sequence GTGAATAAAGACAACCACCATATTAAAGTCTCTCTAACTAACAACCCATACGAAATAGTTATCGGAAAAAGTAGTCTTGAAAGCATAGGAGATGAGCTATTTAATATTGGTTTTAGGGAAGGACTAAAAGTATTAGTCGTTTCCAACAAGGAAGTCTCTGATCACTATGGTGATTGCATAATCAAAAGTCTGATAAAAAGTAAATTCAAACCAAAGCTTTTAATAATAAAAGCTGGAGAAGATCAAAAAAATCAATCTTCTATAGATTTAATCCACAATGCGGCATATGAAGCGAGGTTAGAGAGAGGATCATTAATGATTGCCCTTGGAGGTGGCGTGATTGGAGACATGACTGGCTTTGCAGCTGCTACATGGTTGCGTGGAGTAAATGTAGTCCAAATCCCCACCACGTTACTCGCCATGGTTGATGCTTCTATTGGTGGTAAAACAGGGATAAATCATTCAAAAGGTAAAAATCTTATAGGTGCTTTTCATCAACCTAGATTGGTCTTAATAGACCCTAAAACATTAATTACTCTCCCATCACGAGAGTTCAAAGCAGGTATGGCTGAAATAATAAAGTACGGAGTTATATCAGACTTAGAACTATTCGAACTTCTAGAAAGGCAAGAAAATATTTCTGATCTTTCAAACATAAAAGAAAAACTACTAATAGAAATAATTAAGCGTTCTGCTAAATCTAAAGCAGAAATTGTTATAAAAGATGAGAAGGAAAGTGGAGTTAGAGCATTTTTAAATTATGGTCACACATTTGGCCACGTAATAGAAAATCTTTGTGGTTATGGGAAATGGCTGCATGGTGAGGCAGTTGCAATGGGTATGGTTGCAGTTGGTCAGTTAGCGGTTCAGAGGGGACTATGGAAAGAGGATAACGCGAAAAGGCAGAAACGATTAATAGAGAAAGCAGGCTTACCTTCTAATTGGCCTCAGCTTGAGATAGAAAGTGTTCTAAGCTCACTTCAAGGAGACAAGAAAGTTAAGAACGGCAAGGTGAGTTTCGTTATGCCCTTAAAAATTGGTGATGTAAAATTATTTAATAATATTTCTAATAAAGAAATACGTGAATGCTTGCAAAAAATTAGCTAA
- a CDS encoding 5-(carboxyamino)imidazole ribonucleotide synthase, with product MIGVVGGGQLAMLLIEAGKKRNVDVVVQTAAKTDPAAKKTKQLILHDPTNPVGTKLLAEKTRLITFENEWVDISSLLSLENNGVSFVPRLQSIRPLINKITQRELLNSLDIPCPDWLAIPLKKSTEIDLPADWGFPLMAKAAKGGYDGKGTKIIKNLKQLQEFLSVEREGQWMLEKWISFDKELSIVSSRDSKGIVRSLPIVETYQSKQVCDWVLAPADINHDVDLMVRNIAASLLAELQYVGVIAIEFFYGSEGLLVNEIAPRTHNSGHFSIDACSSSQFDQQICITSGINVPMPEMLVNGALMANLLGLQSNYPISLTQRLDNLRGIPGLNVHWYEKEEEKKGRKLGHVTYLLNNKDALSRKKEALDVLQTIRSIWPTS from the coding sequence ATGATTGGGGTCGTGGGTGGAGGACAGCTTGCAATGCTTTTGATTGAGGCTGGAAAGAAAAGAAATGTTGATGTCGTTGTTCAGACGGCTGCTAAAACTGATCCTGCTGCTAAAAAGACAAAGCAACTCATTTTGCATGATCCTACGAATCCCGTGGGTACAAAACTTCTTGCAGAAAAGACCCGCTTGATTACTTTTGAGAATGAATGGGTTGATATCTCAAGTTTACTTTCTCTTGAAAATAATGGAGTTTCTTTTGTCCCTAGACTTCAATCAATAAGACCTTTAATTAATAAAATAACTCAAAGAGAGCTATTAAACAGTCTTGATATTCCCTGCCCTGATTGGTTGGCTATACCATTAAAAAAATCAACAGAAATTGATCTTCCTGCAGATTGGGGATTTCCTTTGATGGCAAAAGCTGCCAAAGGTGGATATGACGGGAAAGGAACTAAAATTATTAAAAATCTAAAGCAACTTCAAGAATTTCTATCAGTTGAAAGAGAAGGGCAATGGATGTTAGAAAAATGGATCTCTTTTGATAAGGAATTATCCATCGTTTCTAGTAGGGATTCAAAAGGAATTGTCCGTAGTCTGCCAATCGTAGAGACATATCAATCTAAACAAGTATGTGACTGGGTCCTTGCTCCAGCTGATATTAATCATGACGTTGATCTTATGGTTAGAAATATCGCAGCCTCGTTGCTTGCTGAGTTGCAATATGTTGGAGTTATTGCTATTGAATTTTTCTATGGATCTGAAGGATTACTTGTAAATGAAATAGCTCCAAGAACTCATAACTCAGGTCATTTTTCTATTGATGCTTGTAGCAGCAGTCAGTTTGATCAACAAATATGTATCACCTCTGGTATTAATGTACCTATGCCTGAAATGCTTGTTAATGGTGCTTTAATGGCAAACTTGCTTGGTTTGCAAAGTAACTATCCAATATCACTTACCCAAAGATTGGATAATTTGAGGGGTATTCCTGGCTTGAATGTTCATTGGTATGAAAAAGAGGAAGAAAAAAAGGGCAGGAAGCTCGGTCACGTCACATATCTCTTGAATAATAAGGACGCTTTGTCTAGAAAAAAAGAAGCATTAGATGTTTTACAAACCATACGGTCAATTTGGCCGACCTCTTGA
- a CDS encoding DUF1824 family protein, whose product MSTNNINICKLEDLDKLRSAPKLNKKQSKTLFNQLSHLIHNSDWITIGVMSPSFKRGINAVRRIEEKFEYDEMKCITVPSSDGPIFLKANQKTGEIHARVEFGLGEGILITCQNHENSLTSKTIGPFPLDFFD is encoded by the coding sequence ATGTCTACAAATAATATTAATATCTGCAAATTAGAAGACCTTGATAAATTGAGATCTGCTCCTAAGCTAAATAAAAAACAATCAAAAACCCTTTTTAATCAACTCAGTCATCTTATTCATAATTCAGATTGGATAACGATAGGAGTAATGTCACCTTCATTCAAAAGAGGCATAAACGCAGTTAGAAGAATAGAAGAAAAATTTGAATACGACGAAATGAAATGCATCACAGTCCCTAGTTCTGACGGTCCAATATTCCTAAAGGCAAACCAAAAAACAGGTGAAATTCACGCTAGGGTTGAATTTGGCTTGGGTGAAGGTATATTGATAACTTGTCAAAATCATGAAAATTCATTGACCTCTAAAACAATTGGTCCCTTTCCACTAGATTTCTTTGATTAA